Genomic window (Marinobacter fonticola):
AGAATCGGCAATGTAAAATTCTGTAAATCCCGGGTCGAGAGCTCGATTCGGCCGGTTTCATCGGTTCATTAGCCGTTCCGGTATTCATAAATTAATGAATAGCAATAATAAGACGAGCAGGAAAACAAGGGAGTGAATCATGCCTCAAGGCAAAGTGAAGTGGTTCAACAACGCCAAGGGTTACGGCTTCATTATCGAGGATGGCGGTAGCGAAGACTTATTCGCTCATTTCTCGGCCGTACAAATGGATGGCTACAAAACGCTCAAAGCCGGCCAGGCGGTTAGCTTTGACAAAAAACCGAGCGACAAAGGCACACACGCTATCAACATCGTTCCCCTGGATCGACTTGAGAAGCGCGAACCGACGTCGCATTCCCAGACACAAGCCGCGAATTCCGAGCACTCGGATTCCGAAAGCGAAGCTACCGAAGGCTCGGAAACGCGCAGTCATCTGCGAACCATCCACGCCTGACGGTAGCTGTTGGTCGCTTAGCGGATAGCGCCGAATAATTTCGGAGCTGCCCCCTAAGACCAAAAACTTTTTCATTCAGGTTCATTGCGAGCCGGATAAGAGGCATTTATTGATTAAATTTTCCGCTCCAGTCAATTTTAAAACTGTGCAGACACCATAAAATCTACTTCAGGCCAGGCCGACCTCGGTTGATCCGGGTCGGCCTTTTCTCGCTCTGGCTCGGCCTGCAAACGTCGCAGGCGCTCAGTAGTGGCGAATAGTGGCGAGGTCACTAGATCGTCGGCCCAGCGTCCTCTCCTTCCACAAGCTCTAGTTTTACTGGGCTCTAGCTTCACTAAAATCTAGTATTACTACATGCTCACGGACAGCCGCGTGGCAATACGGTAATTTTAAAGCCGCCCAACCCTATCGTCCCGAACGTTTCATGGCCAATCTGATCCTGTTAAACAAACCGTTCAACGTCCTCTGTCAATTCACGGACAACGAGGGCCGAGCCACCCTCGCTGACTATGTTGGCGTCAGCGATGTCTATCCAGCCGGCCGTCTCGACTACGACTCCGAAGGTTTGGTACTGCTGACCGATGACGGTGCGCTTCAACACCGTATCGCCTCGCCTCAACAAAAAATGGCGAAGACCTATTGGGCACAGGTTGAGGGAAACATCGACGACGAGGCCCTAGCGCGATTGTCCAACGGCGTTGTACTGAAGGACGGCCCAACTCGCCCCGCCAAAGTGCATCGATTGACGGAGCCAGACCTCTGGCCCCGCAACCCGCCGGTGCGTTTTCGCGCGAATGTACCCACCAGCTGGATCGAGCTAACGATCACCGAAGGAAAGAATCGCCAGGTCCGCCGGATGACCGCAGCCGTCGGCTTTCCTACCCTGCGACTCGTACGGACATCGATCGGCGACTGGGATATCGACGGGTTAGCCCCGGGTGGCACCCGGCAACTTCAGATCCACACACCCCAGAAAGACATGCGTCGCCGCACTCATGCCCCCCGACGCCACCCGACGAGCACACGCAAGAAAAGGAACCGCTGAATGACATGGAAACCACACGCCACCGTCGCCGTGATCGCCGTAAAGGACGGGCGCTTTCTAATGGTGGAAGAACGCAGTCATGGCCGTATCGTCTTCAATCAGCCCGCCGGCCACGTCGAACAGCACGAAACCATCCTCGATGCCGCACGCCGTGAAGCGCTTGAAGAAACAGGTTGGGAAGTTGAGCCGCGGCACTTCCTCGGACTCTATACCTACGTAGCTCCGGCAACCGACGCCACCTATTACCGCTTCTGTTTTGTTGCCGATGCAGTCAAGCACGCCACCGAGGAGCTGGACCCCGACATTATTGCTGCCCACTGGCTCACCTACGAGGAGCTGCGTGAACGCCAGGACGACCTACGCAGCCCCCTGGTCCTCAAGTGTATTGAAGACTACCTGGCGGGCCGCCGATTTCCTCTCTCCGTGATTGTCGATCCTGCGGGATAGAGAACTGTTCGCCTAAAATGAATGACTTTGGCCGATACTTGTTAGTACTACTTGTTAGTACTAAAGAGACTAGTCGCAACTACGGATCGCGCGCGCGGCCAAAACTGATAGAATGCGCGCCAAACTTTTTTATTTTTTGGTTGCAGTGTCCTTTTTTCGGTTACCGACCCATTCTCGATGACTAACTCGTCCTGACTACTCATGACTCGATACGCGCCTCAAGACCATCACAACACCCGGGTTATCGTCGGCATGTCCGGCGGTGTGGATTCCTCCGTAGCGGCTCTGCTGCTCAAGGAACAGGGTTATGCGGTTGAAGGCCTGTTCATGAAAAACTGGGACGAGGACGATGGCACCGAATACTGCACCGCCATGACAGACCTCGCCGATGCCCAGATGGTCGCGGACGAAATCGGCATTACCCTGCATACCGCCAGCTTTGCCGCCGAATACTGGGATCGGGTGTTCGAGCACTTCCTATCGGAATATCGTGCCGGGCGCACGCCAAATCCGGATATTCTGTGCAACAAGGAAGTGAAGTTCCGTGCATTCCTCGATTACGCGATGACCCTGGGCGCGGATTACATTGCCACTGGCCACTATGCGCGGCGGGATATCGGGCCTGATAGCAATGCACGCCTGCGCAAAGGCCTCGACCCCAACAAAGACCAAAGCTATTTCCTGCACGCCGTCTCCGGTGAGCGCATTGGTCGTACGCTGTTTCCTGTGGGAGAGATCGAGAAGCCCGAAGTCCGCCGCCTGGCAGAGGCAGCAGGCCTTGCGACCCATGACAAGAAGGATTCCACCGGAATCTGCTTTATTGGCGAGCGGAAGTTCCGCGATTTCCTCAAGCAGTACATTCCTGCACAACCGGGCAGCATAGAAGCGCCGAATGGCGAGGTTATCGGCCGCCACCAAGGGCTGATGTACCACACCATCGGCCAACGGCAGGGACTGGGCATTGGCGGTCTGAGCAATTTCAGCGACGATCCTTGGTACGTTGCCGAGAAAGACCTTGATCGCAACGTTTTGATTGCAGTACAGGGCAAACAGCATCCCCTGCTCTTCTCTCGAGGCTTGACCAGCGGACCGATCGATTGGGTTGCAGGGCAACCGCCTGCGACCGAATTTCGTTGTCACGCCAAAACCCGCTACCGTCAGCCCGATCAGCCTTGTACCGTACGTCTTGAAGGGACCGGTTGCCGGGTTGATTTCGACGAAGCTCAACGGGCGGTGACACCGGGCCAATCCGTGGTGTTTTACGATGGCGACATTTGCCTGGGCGGCGGCGTCATCGAGACCACCCGGCGCGACGGCGAGTCTGAAATCACCGCGGTTGAGTCCGCCGGATCTGTGGCTCGTCCCGCTTGATGATCTGGCTTGAGCCGCTGATCGCCAGCGGTTCCCAGTCGCAAACAAGACCCAACTGGCATGACCGCCAACCGGGCGGCAACGAAGAGTGAGGTAGCGTTGAGTCGATCACTGGAAGAACAGACCTTAGCCCTGGCCGGGGTATTTCAGGCCGCTGCGCTGGTACAGCAGATTGCTCATCGCGGTCAGTGCGCCCAGTCCACCTTCGAAACCTGTATCGGCTCGCTATTCGCGACGGATCCCCCCAACACGCTCAGCGTTTACGGTGAGCTGAGCGACCTGCGTGAAGGACTTGCCGTTCTGGGCAGTCTGCTGCAGAAACAGGAAGGCCAACAGGACATCGAGATCCTTCGTTACGCCCTCAACCTGGTACATCTGGAGTCACGCCTGCGTAAGCACAAGGATATGCTGCAGATCATCGGCAGCCGGATCGATCAGGCCCGCCATACCGCTGATCACTTCGGCTATAACCACATGAATCTCGTCAACAATCTTGCCTCTGTCTACACCGACACCATCAGCACGTTCCGTCTGCGCATCCAGGTTACCGGCGACCCCAATCAGCTACGTGTGGAAGAGAACGCGGCGCGGATTCGCGCCCTGCTGCTGGCCGGGATTCGGTCTGCGGTGCTTTGGCGCCAGACCGGCGGCCGCCGCTGGCATCTCGTGTTCTACCGCAAACGCGTGGTCGAAATGGCACGACGCCTCTCCGAACAGGCCAACCAGTCCGTTTTCCATTAGCGTTCCGGCGGGGACATCAGTCGCCGCTCGGCTCCCCGATGCGCCTTGGGTGGTGTATCATAGACGCCATTTTCAACAGCAGTGAACGCTCCGGCCGCTCCCTCCTACGGTTTGGCCACCCGATTCACTGCAGTCATAGCATGATCTTTTTGAGAGGTTTCCGATGGAATTGACGTCCCTGACCGCCATCTCACCGGTTGATGGCCGGTACGGCGAAAAAGTCCGCATTTTTCGCGAAATATTCAGCGAGTATGGCCTGATCAGGAACCGCGTCACTGTCGAGATCCGTTGGCTGCAGCAGTTGGCGGCACATCCGGGAATCAGCGAAGTACCCACGCTATCGGAGGAAGCCAACACGGTTTTGAACAATTTGGTAGCCGATTTCAGCCTGGCCGACGCCGAGCGCATCAAGACCATCGAGCGCACGACTAATCACGACGTCAAAGCTGTCGAGTACCTCATTAAGGAAAAAATCGCCGACACGCCCGAGCTGCATGCGATCACCGAATTCGTGCACTTTGCCTGCACATCGGAAGACATCAACAATCTATCCCATGGACTCATGCTGCGCGAAGGGCTGGATTTGGGCCTGATCCCGGGTATGCAGAAGATCATCGACAAGTTGGCCGATTTGGCCCGGCAGCACGCCGAGCAGCCGATGCTCTCACGTACGCATGGCCAGACGGCGTCGCCCACGACCGTTGGTAAAGAATTCGCCAACGTCGTCTATCGGCTGCGCCGCCAACTGGAGCAGATCAAACGCGTAGAAATCCTTGGCAAGATTAACGGTGCGGTGGGCAACTACAATGCCCATCTGTCCGCCTACCCAACTGTAGACTGGGCCGCCAACGCTGAAGCCTTCGTCGCTACCCTGGGCCTCGACTGGAATCCATACACGACCCAGATCGAACCGCACGACTACGTTGCCGAGCTCTACGACGCCATCGCTCGCTTCAATACCATCCTGATCGACCTGGACCGGGATATTTGGGGCTACATCTCGCTGGGTTATTTCAAGCAAAAAACCGTGGCTGGCGAAATCGGTTCGTCCACGATGCCCCACAAGGTGAACCCGATCGATTTCGAGAACTCGGAAGGCAACCTCGGCATCGCTAACGCCCTGTTCAGTCATCTTTCCGCCAAGCTGCCCGTTTCCCGCTGGCAACGCGACCTGACCGATTCCACTGTGCTGCGCAATCTGGGCGTCGGTTTTGCCCACAGCTTGATTGCCTATGAGGCCACGCTCAAAGGCCTGAGCAAGCTGGAAGTGAACCCTTCGCGCCTCGACGAGGATCTGAACCAAGCGTGGGAAGTACTGGCTGAGCCGATCCAGACCGTGATGCGTCGTTACAACATCGAAAAGCCTTACGAGAAGCTCAAAGAGCTAACCCGCGGCAAAGCCATGACGCCGGAACTGATCCAGGACTTCGTGCGCAACCTCGAGATCCCCCAGAGTGCCAAAGACGAACTACTGGCGTTGACGCCGGCCAACTACATCGGCAACGCTGTCACCCAGGCCAAGGCCATTTGATATGCAGCTTCCCGGCGGTCTGGATGCAGCGGTTTTCCTACGGGACTACTGGCAGAAAAAACCTTTGGTGGTACGACAGGCTTTTCCTGGCCTGTCATCACCTGTAACGCCGGACGAACTCGCCGGGCTGGCCTGTGAACAGGCCGTCGAATCCCGAATCGTCATCGAGAATGACAATGGACGGCCCTGGCAATTGGAAAACGGTCCGTTCGAACCGCAGCGCTTTGAAAGCCTGCCATCCACCCACTGGACCCTACTGGTTCAGGGACTGGATCACTGGGTGCCCGAGCTTAGCCCCCTGCTCGACCAATTCAGGTTCGTGCCCAATTGGCGGCTGGACGATATTATGGCCAGTTACGCACCGGAAGGCGGGAGCGTCGGGCCCCACTACGACCAGTACGACGTTTTCCTGCTCCAGGCCCAGGGTCGGCGCGAGTGGCACTTTGGCGGCCAGTGCGACGACAGTTCACCGCGTGTGCAAGGAACGCCGCTTCGCATACTCGAAGCCTGGCAGGGGGAAGAAACCCAAATCCTCGAGCCCGGCGATATGCTCTACTTGCCTCCGGGCGTTGGCCACCACGGCATTGCGCTGGACGACTGCATCACCCTATCCATCGGCTTCCGTGCTCCCAGCCATGACGATATCCTGACCGGTTTTAGCGATTTCCTCTGCAACCAGCCGGGTGCCGGCCAGCTATTGAAGGATCCGGAGCTAGAGGTTCAGACCAATCCCGGACTGATCAGCGATGCCTCGGTCGCCGGCATTGCAAGGATTGTCGAACAGGCGTTGGGCAAACAGGATCTTTTGGCACTCTGGCTGGGCCACTACACGACCGCCCCCAAGAGCAACGACATTGTTGTGCCGCCGGACGAGCCGATAGATACCAAAGAATTACACGCTGACCTTGAACACGGGCAAACCCTGCGTTGGAATGAAGGCTCGCGCTTTGCTTATCGCCCATTTGGCGAGCAAGTAGCGCTGTTCGTCGACGGCGAGCGCTATATGCTTAACGGTGAAGCTCAGGCCATTGCGCCGATCCTGTGCGCCAGCTCCGAGCCCGACTCTACAGCGTTGGCCAGGCTGGCCCAAGATCCAGCCTTGTCGGGCTTACTGGTGACCCTAATCAACCACGGCAGTCTCTACTTCGAATGACACTGAACATTCGCAAATACAGCTGGCAACTGGCGCCTTCCAGCGTTGGCGACATCCGTCAACGCGTTTTTATAGACGAACAGGGCGTACCGCCGGAATTAGAGTGGGACGACACCGACGAAATCTCCGACCATTACTTGGCGGTACTTCCGGATAACACGCCAGTAGCCGTCGCACGCCTCGTGCCCTCCGTTATGGACGTCGGTCGCATCGGGCGCATGGCTGTCCTCAGGGAACATCGCGGCCAGGGCTATGGGGACCAGCTTTTGCGCCACCTGGTCGCTGAGGCTGCGCCGCAATACGATGAGCTCTGGCTCAGTGCCCAAGAGTACGCGATCGCCTTCTACGAGCAGGCGGGTTTCCATGTTTGTTCGACGCCCTACGACGATGCCGGCATCCCACACGTCGACATGCGTTGTCTGGCGGCAAACCAGATTATGGCGCGTCAGGATGAACAGCTGAGCACGCCAGCCGTCTCCGGTAAGGACGACACCACCTGGCATTTCGAGACTGAACGGGATTGCCTGGACCTGATGGATTCCGTCGCGGGACAAGCGAGCCAGCGGATTTGGCTCTATGATCGCCTATTGGATCACGATCTCTACGATCGCAAACGGTTGCGGGATATTTTTTCCCTGATGGCCCGGCGCCACCGGGTGTCCGAAATACGCATCCTGGTCCACGACGACAAACCGCTGGTCCAACGACGCCACCAGCTTGTGGAATTGATGCGGCGCTTACCCAGCAAGATTGAGCTGCGGTTGGTCAACGGCAACTACCCGGCTGGAGAACAACCTTATCTGCTGGCCGACCGTCAGGCGCTTGCCTATCGTCACCGTTTCGATGGCATCGAAGGCTGGGCAAAATTCAGCGACCCGGGCGGGGTAAAACGTCAATCCGAAGCCTTCCAACGTATGTGGGATACGGCTCGCTCCTCGTTGGAGCTTCGCGAACTGCCGCTTTGAGTCAATCGCCGCGCTAGTGTGCCGTGCGGTTAATTCGCTGATCTACTGCGCGGCACACTCGTACACCTATCGCCTGACTCGCCTTGATGGTCTGGCGATACGGTCGCCCTTTGACGGCGCCCTACCGTTCCGACTGCAACGCCGACGGCAATTCCTGACTCTCGAACGGCTTGCCGAATTCAGCGAATTCGGTATCCACCTCGGCCGCTACGTCCATGATCAACCGGCGCAGCCACTGATGGTCAGGATTGTGCTGTAGCAGGGGGCTCCAGGCCATTTTCAATTCGAAGGGGGGGATTCTAAACGGCGGCACCTTGACCACCAAATTCGGATTGTCTTTTT
Coding sequences:
- the cspD gene encoding cold shock domain-containing protein CspD, with protein sequence MPQGKVKWFNNAKGYGFIIEDGGSEDLFAHFSAVQMDGYKTLKAGQAVSFDKKPSDKGTHAINIVPLDRLEKREPTSHSQTQAANSEHSDSESEATEGSETRSHLRTIHA
- a CDS encoding GNAT family N-acetyltransferase; this translates as MTLNIRKYSWQLAPSSVGDIRQRVFIDEQGVPPELEWDDTDEISDHYLAVLPDNTPVAVARLVPSVMDVGRIGRMAVLREHRGQGYGDQLLRHLVAEAAPQYDELWLSAQEYAIAFYEQAGFHVCSTPYDDAGIPHVDMRCLAANQIMARQDEQLSTPAVSGKDDTTWHFETERDCLDLMDSVAGQASQRIWLYDRLLDHDLYDRKRLRDIFSLMARRHRVSEIRILVHDDKPLVQRRHQLVELMRRLPSKIELRLVNGNYPAGEQPYLLADRQALAYRHRFDGIEGWAKFSDPGGVKRQSEAFQRMWDTARSSLELRELPL
- a CDS encoding cupin domain-containing protein codes for the protein MQLPGGLDAAVFLRDYWQKKPLVVRQAFPGLSSPVTPDELAGLACEQAVESRIVIENDNGRPWQLENGPFEPQRFESLPSTHWTLLVQGLDHWVPELSPLLDQFRFVPNWRLDDIMASYAPEGGSVGPHYDQYDVFLLQAQGRREWHFGGQCDDSSPRVQGTPLRILEAWQGEETQILEPGDMLYLPPGVGHHGIALDDCITLSIGFRAPSHDDILTGFSDFLCNQPGAGQLLKDPELEVQTNPGLISDASVAGIARIVEQALGKQDLLALWLGHYTTAPKSNDIVVPPDEPIDTKELHADLEHGQTLRWNEGSRFAYRPFGEQVALFVDGERYMLNGEAQAIAPILCASSEPDSTALARLAQDPALSGLLVTLINHGSLYFE
- a CDS encoding pseudouridine synthase, which produces MANLILLNKPFNVLCQFTDNEGRATLADYVGVSDVYPAGRLDYDSEGLVLLTDDGALQHRIASPQQKMAKTYWAQVEGNIDDEALARLSNGVVLKDGPTRPAKVHRLTEPDLWPRNPPVRFRANVPTSWIELTITEGKNRQVRRMTAAVGFPTLRLVRTSIGDWDIDGLAPGGTRQLQIHTPQKDMRRRTHAPRRHPTSTRKKRNR
- the mnmA gene encoding tRNA 2-thiouridine(34) synthase MnmA, with protein sequence MTRYAPQDHHNTRVIVGMSGGVDSSVAALLLKEQGYAVEGLFMKNWDEDDGTEYCTAMTDLADAQMVADEIGITLHTASFAAEYWDRVFEHFLSEYRAGRTPNPDILCNKEVKFRAFLDYAMTLGADYIATGHYARRDIGPDSNARLRKGLDPNKDQSYFLHAVSGERIGRTLFPVGEIEKPEVRRLAEAAGLATHDKKDSTGICFIGERKFRDFLKQYIPAQPGSIEAPNGEVIGRHQGLMYHTIGQRQGLGIGGLSNFSDDPWYVAEKDLDRNVLIAVQGKQHPLLFSRGLTSGPIDWVAGQPPATEFRCHAKTRYRQPDQPCTVRLEGTGCRVDFDEAQRAVTPGQSVVFYDGDICLGGGVIETTRRDGESEITAVESAGSVARPA
- a CDS encoding NUDIX hydrolase, translating into MTWKPHATVAVIAVKDGRFLMVEERSHGRIVFNQPAGHVEQHETILDAARREALEETGWEVEPRHFLGLYTYVAPATDATYYRFCFVADAVKHATEELDPDIIAAHWLTYEELRERQDDLRSPLVLKCIEDYLAGRRFPLSVIVDPAG
- the purB gene encoding adenylosuccinate lyase — translated: MELTSLTAISPVDGRYGEKVRIFREIFSEYGLIRNRVTVEIRWLQQLAAHPGISEVPTLSEEANTVLNNLVADFSLADAERIKTIERTTNHDVKAVEYLIKEKIADTPELHAITEFVHFACTSEDINNLSHGLMLREGLDLGLIPGMQKIIDKLADLARQHAEQPMLSRTHGQTASPTTVGKEFANVVYRLRRQLEQIKRVEILGKINGAVGNYNAHLSAYPTVDWAANAEAFVATLGLDWNPYTTQIEPHDYVAELYDAIARFNTILIDLDRDIWGYISLGYFKQKTVAGEIGSSTMPHKVNPIDFENSEGNLGIANALFSHLSAKLPVSRWQRDLTDSTVLRNLGVGFAHSLIAYEATLKGLSKLEVNPSRLDEDLNQAWEVLAEPIQTVMRRYNIEKPYEKLKELTRGKAMTPELIQDFVRNLEIPQSAKDELLALTPANYIGNAVTQAKAI
- the hflD gene encoding high frequency lysogenization protein HflD, coding for MSRSLEEQTLALAGVFQAAALVQQIAHRGQCAQSTFETCIGSLFATDPPNTLSVYGELSDLREGLAVLGSLLQKQEGQQDIEILRYALNLVHLESRLRKHKDMLQIIGSRIDQARHTADHFGYNHMNLVNNLASVYTDTISTFRLRIQVTGDPNQLRVEENAARIRALLLAGIRSAVLWRQTGGRRWHLVFYRKRVVEMARRLSEQANQSVFH